A genomic stretch from Candidatus Thiothrix anitrata includes:
- the exbD gene encoding TonB system transport protein ExbD translates to MKRFDQINMIPFIDVMLVLLAIVLTTASFISQGLIPVNLPKAEQSQQASSDGQVLEIAINAQNQIFFEGNPVTAADLGGKLDAHLNTTPVQLRVDKVSAFEHFISVVDVLKAKQFEQLSIQTEQAP, encoded by the coding sequence ATGAAACGCTTTGATCAGATTAACATGATCCCTTTCATTGACGTTATGCTGGTGCTGTTGGCGATTGTGCTGACTACTGCGTCGTTTATTTCGCAGGGTTTGATCCCGGTGAATTTGCCCAAGGCGGAACAAAGTCAGCAGGCGAGTAGTGATGGACAGGTATTGGAAATTGCTATTAATGCGCAGAACCAGATTTTCTTTGAAGGTAATCCGGTAACGGCGGCGGATTTGGGCGGGAAGTTGGATGCACATCTCAACACAACACCAGTGCAATTGCGAGTGGATAAAGTGTCGGCGTTTGAGCATTTCATCAGCGTGGTGGATGTGTTGAAAGCCAAGCAATTTGAGCAGCTTTCCATCCAAACTGAGCAAGCCCCGTGA
- the exbB gene encoding TonB-system energizer ExbB yields the protein MEFLQANLDYLVLGTLGLMSFIMLALVIERYLYLNRVKVQQFDHIETLKIDLTRNLTTISSIGSNAPYVGLLGTVLGILVTFYTMGQGGKIEVHTIMLGLALALKATAAGLLVAIPAIIFYNALLRKVEVLTARWQAWQDGKGA from the coding sequence ATGGAATTTCTACAAGCCAATTTGGATTATCTGGTACTCGGCACACTCGGTCTGATGAGTTTCATCATGCTTGCGTTGGTGATTGAGCGTTACCTCTACCTCAACCGCGTTAAGGTGCAGCAGTTCGACCATATCGAAACCCTGAAAATCGACTTGACCCGTAACCTCACCACCATTTCCAGCATTGGCTCGAACGCGCCTTACGTGGGGCTGTTGGGAACGGTGCTGGGGATTCTGGTGACGTTTTACACAATGGGGCAGGGCGGCAAGATCGAGGTGCATACCATTATGCTGGGGTTGGCGTTGGCGTTGAAAGCGACAGCGGCAGGGTTGTTGGTGGCGATTCCGGCGATCATTTTTTACAACGCTTTGTTACGCAAAGTCGAAGTGCTGACCGCCCGCTGGCAGGCGTGGCAGGATGGTAAAGGCGCATGA
- a CDS encoding cytochrome ubiquinol oxidase subunit I, with product MITEEVVDLSRLQFAVTALYHFLFVPLTLGMTFMLAIMESVYVMTGKQIYKDMVKFWGKLFGINFALGVTTGLTMEFQFGTNWAYYSHYVGDVFGAPLAIEGLMAFFLESTFVGLFFFGWDRLSKVQHLSVTWLMAIGTNLSALWILIANGWMQNPVGAIFSHETMRMEMVDFAAVLLNPVAQVKFIHTVAAGYVTGAMFVLSISAWYILKGRDLGFAKRSFAVAAGFGMASILSVILLGDESGYEAGDVQKMKLAAIEAEWETHPAPAGFNLIAFPDQEKGENSFEVKIPYALGLIATRSLTEEVKGINDLVEENTQRIRNGILAYDLFLKMRAGTASDVDKESFERLRVDLGYGLLLKRYTPNVVDATEEQIQMAAKDTVPHVAPLFWTFRIMVASGFIMLIVFALSFYYTAKKTAYEKRWLMRLAFFSLPLPWIAIESGWFVAEYGRQPWAIGEVLPTFLGTSTLTEWDLIGSIAGFVFFYTILLVVEMYLMIKFAKQGPSSLHTGRYHHEKHGGGHAGAVYADKMNDQV from the coding sequence ATGATTACGGAAGAAGTCGTCGATCTCTCGCGGCTGCAATTTGCAGTCACCGCCCTTTACCATTTCCTGTTTGTTCCCTTGACGCTTGGCATGACCTTTATGCTGGCGATCATGGAATCGGTCTATGTGATGACCGGCAAACAAATCTACAAGGATATGGTGAAATTCTGGGGCAAACTGTTTGGTATTAACTTCGCGCTCGGTGTCACCACCGGCCTGACAATGGAATTTCAGTTCGGCACGAACTGGGCATATTACTCACACTACGTCGGTGACGTGTTCGGCGCACCGCTGGCTATCGAAGGCTTGATGGCTTTCTTCCTCGAATCGACCTTCGTCGGCTTGTTCTTCTTCGGTTGGGATCGTTTGAGCAAAGTGCAACATTTGTCGGTCACTTGGTTGATGGCGATTGGCACGAACCTTTCCGCACTGTGGATTTTGATTGCGAATGGCTGGATGCAAAATCCGGTCGGTGCAATCTTTAGTCATGAAACCATGCGCATGGAAATGGTGGATTTTGCCGCTGTTTTGTTGAATCCGGTTGCGCAAGTGAAGTTCATTCACACGGTGGCAGCGGGTTATGTCACTGGCGCAATGTTCGTGTTGTCGATCAGTGCTTGGTACATCCTCAAAGGGCGTGATCTTGGGTTTGCGAAACGTTCGTTTGCGGTGGCAGCGGGTTTCGGTATGGCTTCCATTCTTTCCGTTATCTTGCTGGGTGACGAAAGCGGTTACGAAGCCGGTGACGTGCAGAAAATGAAACTTGCGGCGATTGAAGCGGAATGGGAAACCCACCCCGCACCGGCAGGTTTCAACCTGATTGCTTTCCCGGATCAGGAAAAGGGCGAGAACAGTTTTGAGGTGAAAATCCCTTATGCACTCGGTTTGATTGCCACCCGTTCCCTAACGGAGGAGGTGAAAGGTATCAACGATCTGGTCGAGGAAAACACCCAGCGCATCCGTAACGGGATTTTGGCTTACGACCTGTTCCTGAAAATGCGGGCAGGCACTGCCAGTGACGTGGACAAGGAAAGTTTCGAGCGACTGCGGGTCGATTTGGGCTACGGTTTGCTGTTAAAGCGTTACACGCCAAATGTGGTGGATGCGACCGAAGAGCAAATCCAAATGGCGGCTAAAGACACTGTGCCACACGTTGCGCCGTTGTTCTGGACGTTCCGTATCATGGTGGCTTCCGGTTTCATCATGTTGATCGTGTTCGCGCTGTCGTTCTATTACACCGCGAAAAAGACCGCGTATGAAAAGCGTTGGTTAATGCGTTTGGCGTTTTTCAGCTTGCCGTTGCCGTGGATTGCGATTGAATCCGGTTGGTTTGTGGCGGAATACGGTCGTCAACCTTGGGCGATTGGTGAGGTGTTGCCAACCTTTTTGGGGACATCAACGCTGACGGAATGGGATTTGATTGGTTCGATTGCCGGGTTTGTATTCTTCTACACCATTTTGTTGGTGGTGGAAATGTACTTGATGATCAAGTTTGCCAAGCAAGGGCCTAGCAGTCTGCATACCGGGCGCTATCACCATGAGAAGCACGGTGGCGGTCACGCGGGTGCAGTTTACGCTGATAAAATGAACGATCAGGTCTAA
- the cydB gene encoding cytochrome d ubiquinol oxidase subunit II has protein sequence MIFDYETFKLIWWVLVGVLFIGFALTDGFDMGVGALLRIVGKTDEERRVAINAIAPHWDGNQVWLILAAGAIFAAWPITFGASFSTFYWALVLTLFSLFFRPVGFDYRSKIADTRWRNTWDWGLVVAGVVPPLVIGVAFGNLLLGVPFAFDEFLRITTYGSFFKLFHPFAVLVGLVSLLMFTMQGATYLMLRTDDVVYERSRKAAQWTAAGVIITFGLAGIWLWAGIDGYAITQAPPHDSLPNPLAKTVVPMAGAWLTNYSTYPLAIAAPLAGFVGAFGVLMLAGGKGRPVLSFFHSSLCLIGVIMTAGVSLFPFVMPSSLNPNHSLTIWDSASSHLTLAIMFWAAMIFVPLILFYTIWCYKQMWGKITVKFIRENDHSVY, from the coding sequence ATGATTTTTGATTACGAAACGTTTAAGTTGATCTGGTGGGTCTTGGTCGGCGTGCTGTTTATTGGCTTTGCTTTGACCGATGGCTTCGATATGGGCGTTGGCGCATTGTTGCGCATTGTCGGTAAAACCGACGAGGAACGCCGTGTAGCTATCAACGCGATTGCGCCGCATTGGGATGGCAATCAGGTATGGTTGATTCTGGCGGCGGGGGCGATTTTTGCGGCTTGGCCGATTACCTTTGGTGCGTCGTTTTCGACGTTTTATTGGGCGTTGGTGCTGACCTTGTTTTCGCTGTTTTTCCGTCCGGTAGGGTTTGATTACCGCTCCAAGATTGCGGATACGCGCTGGCGCAATACGTGGGATTGGGGTCTGGTAGTGGCAGGTGTTGTGCCGCCATTGGTCATCGGTGTGGCGTTCGGCAATTTGTTGCTGGGTGTGCCGTTCGCGTTTGATGAATTTTTGCGGATTACGACTTACGGTTCATTCTTTAAGCTGTTCCATCCGTTTGCAGTGTTGGTGGGCTTGGTGAGTTTGCTGATGTTTACCATGCAGGGTGCGACGTATTTAATGCTGCGTACCGATGACGTGGTGTATGAGCGTTCACGTAAGGCGGCGCAATGGACAGCGGCTGGGGTGATTATCACCTTCGGGCTGGCGGGCATTTGGTTGTGGGCGGGAATTGATGGCTATGCGATTACCCAAGCACCACCGCATGATTCCTTGCCTAATCCGTTGGCGAAAACGGTTGTGCCAATGGCCGGTGCGTGGTTGACGAATTACAGCACGTATCCGTTGGCAATTGCCGCACCGTTAGCGGGTTTCGTTGGCGCATTCGGGGTATTGATGCTGGCAGGTGGTAAAGGTCGCCCGGTATTGAGTTTCTTCCATAGCTCCTTGTGTTTGATTGGGGTGATTATGACTGCGGGTGTGTCCTTGTTCCCGTTCGTGATGCCTTCCAGCTTGAATCCGAACCACAGTTTGACGATTTGGGATTCGGCTTCCAGCCATTTGACGTTGGCGATTATGTTCTGGGCGGCGATGATTTTTGTGCCATTGATTCTGTTCTACACCATCTGGTGCTACAAGCAGATGTGGGGCAAGATTACCGTTAAGTTCATCCGTGAAAATGATCACTCAGTCTATTAA
- the cydX gene encoding cytochrome bd-I oxidase subunit CydX: MWYFAWLLGVLLACSFGIINVMWLEFHGGLDADDEK; the protein is encoded by the coding sequence ATGTGGTATTTTGCTTGGTTGCTCGGCGTATTGCTGGCGTGTTCCTTCGGTATCATTAACGTGATGTGGCTGGAGTTTCATGGCGGGTTGGACGCGGATGATGAGAAGTAA